The proteins below come from a single Cystobacter ferrugineus genomic window:
- a CDS encoding MBL fold metallo-hydrolase codes for MPLRFKNLDGSGPHPMSTVFQWAVADKVAGRRRKSAATCAMRRVEPDLAVLAVPPAPGEGVRLTWLGHASWLVQLEGVSLLIDPVLRDSIPGFIRRNVPPGVATGQLPPIQATLVSHNHYDHLDMPTVRQVGAPVIGGLGLTRYFQRTGLSVTELDWWGSTRVGPVTVHFVPAQHWSRRGLADVNETLWGGFVVEGAHTRVYHSGDTAYFDGFREIGRRFPGLDAALLPIGAYDPEWFMEKQHMNPEQAVRAYEDLGARRFLAMHWGTFKLTDEPLDEPPRRLDAEWKRRALPVEPLHVLAVGESLTVPPGAPRRG; via the coding sequence ATGCCGTTGCGCTTCAAGAACCTGGATGGCAGTGGTCCCCACCCCATGTCCACCGTCTTCCAGTGGGCGGTGGCGGACAAGGTGGCCGGCAGGCGCCGCAAGAGCGCGGCCACCTGCGCCATGCGCCGCGTGGAGCCGGACCTCGCCGTCCTGGCCGTGCCCCCCGCCCCCGGCGAGGGCGTACGCCTCACCTGGCTGGGCCACGCGAGCTGGCTCGTCCAGCTCGAGGGCGTGTCGCTGCTCATCGATCCCGTGCTGCGCGACAGCATTCCCGGCTTCATCCGCCGCAACGTGCCCCCGGGGGTGGCGACCGGCCAGCTCCCCCCCATCCAGGCCACGCTGGTGTCCCACAACCACTATGATCACCTGGACATGCCCACCGTGCGCCAGGTGGGCGCGCCCGTCATCGGGGGACTCGGCCTGACGCGCTACTTCCAGCGCACCGGCCTGTCCGTCACCGAGCTGGACTGGTGGGGCTCCACGCGCGTGGGCCCCGTCACCGTGCACTTCGTCCCCGCCCAGCACTGGAGCCGCCGCGGCCTCGCGGACGTGAACGAGACGCTCTGGGGCGGCTTCGTCGTGGAGGGCGCCCACACCCGCGTCTACCACTCGGGCGACACCGCCTACTTCGACGGCTTCCGGGAGATCGGCCGGCGCTTTCCCGGCCTCGACGCCGCCCTGCTGCCCATCGGCGCCTATGACCCGGAATGGTTCATGGAGAAGCAGCACATGAACCCCGAGCAGGCGGTGCGGGCCTACGAGGACCTCGGGGCCCGGCGCTTCCTCGCCATGCACTGGGGAACCTTCAAGCTCACCGACGAGCCCCTCGACGAGCCGCCCCGGCGGCTGGACGCCGAGTGGAAGCGGCGCGCGCTCCCGGTGGAGCCCCTGCACGTGCTCGCCGTGGGCGAGAGCCTCACCGTCCCGCCAGGCGCTCCACGACGAGGTTGA
- a CDS encoding M14 family metallopeptidase: MLLSALLALTLHQTPLTTVAEQSGWLRTGRYAEVETLCRAFPKRYPGKVRCDSFGTTPEGRPLLVLTASADGTLTPAAAAKKGRPVVFFQGGIHAGEIDGKDAGFWLLRDMLDGKALPGVLQGVTAVFVPVFNVDGHERFGLNNRPNQVGPEQMGWRVTAQGFNLNRDYVKADAPEMGALLTLLHAWDPLVSIDLHVTDGAQFEHDVSVQLEPQKTGPEPLRAPGEKLRQELFTALEAQGHLPLPFYPSFRQEDDPRSGVSYGVAPPRFSNAYWMVNRRYGVLVETHSWKPYAHRVATTRHVLEGLLRLFARDGQALMKARAAVDAEAEAGKAREVVLAWENTDKSRPIEFRGYAYERSPSDLSLQQWIRYDSTKPQVWTLPYFEEIRPALTATLPAGGYLVPPAHAEWMARKLTTHGLRFQRLGQALPPTGVEVFRATEVSFRPGSYEGRQPLSVKGQWTKETWPLPAGTLYVPAAQKSAPLLAHLFEPLAPDSLLAWGFFNNHFEQKEYIEDYVVEPFARELLAKDPAVKAAWEERLKDKAFAGNARARLRFFAERHPAWDSRFNLYPVFRTDTAPAVPNHGR; encoded by the coding sequence ATGCTCCTGTCCGCGCTCCTCGCCCTGACGCTCCACCAGACGCCCCTGACCACCGTCGCCGAGCAGAGCGGGTGGCTCCGCACCGGCCGCTACGCCGAGGTGGAGACGCTCTGCCGCGCCTTCCCCAAGCGCTACCCCGGCAAGGTGCGCTGCGACTCCTTCGGCACCACCCCCGAGGGCCGCCCCCTGCTGGTGCTCACCGCGAGCGCGGACGGCACCCTCACCCCCGCCGCCGCGGCGAAGAAGGGCCGCCCCGTCGTCTTCTTCCAGGGCGGCATCCACGCCGGGGAGATCGACGGCAAGGACGCGGGCTTCTGGCTCCTGCGAGACATGCTCGATGGCAAGGCGCTGCCGGGGGTGCTCCAGGGCGTGACGGCCGTCTTCGTGCCCGTCTTCAACGTGGATGGCCACGAGCGCTTCGGCCTCAACAACCGCCCCAACCAGGTGGGCCCCGAACAGATGGGCTGGCGCGTCACCGCGCAGGGCTTCAACCTCAACCGCGACTACGTGAAGGCGGATGCCCCGGAGATGGGTGCCCTGCTCACGCTGCTGCACGCGTGGGATCCCCTCGTCTCCATCGACCTGCACGTCACCGACGGCGCCCAGTTCGAGCACGACGTGAGCGTGCAACTCGAGCCGCAGAAGACGGGCCCCGAGCCGCTCCGGGCTCCCGGCGAGAAGCTGCGCCAGGAGCTCTTCACCGCCCTGGAGGCCCAGGGCCACCTGCCCCTGCCCTTCTACCCCTCGTTCCGCCAGGAGGATGACCCCCGCTCGGGCGTGAGCTACGGCGTGGCGCCGCCGCGCTTCAGCAACGCCTACTGGATGGTGAACCGCCGCTACGGCGTGCTGGTGGAGACCCACTCGTGGAAGCCCTACGCGCACCGCGTGGCCACCACGCGCCACGTGCTGGAGGGGCTCCTGCGGCTCTTCGCCCGGGACGGTCAGGCGCTGATGAAGGCCCGCGCGGCGGTGGACGCCGAGGCCGAGGCCGGCAAGGCGCGCGAGGTCGTGCTCGCCTGGGAGAACACGGACAAGAGCCGCCCCATCGAGTTTCGCGGCTATGCCTATGAGCGCTCGCCCTCCGACCTCTCCCTGCAGCAGTGGATCCGCTACGACTCCACGAAGCCCCAGGTGTGGACCCTTCCCTACTTCGAGGAGATCCGCCCCGCCCTCACCGCCACCCTGCCCGCGGGCGGCTACCTCGTGCCCCCGGCCCACGCGGAGTGGATGGCCCGCAAGCTCACCACCCACGGCCTGCGCTTCCAGCGGCTCGGCCAGGCCCTTCCCCCCACCGGGGTGGAGGTGTTCCGCGCCACCGAGGTCTCCTTCCGCCCCGGCTCCTATGAGGGCCGACAGCCACTGTCCGTGAAGGGCCAGTGGACGAAGGAGACCTGGCCGCTGCCCGCCGGCACGCTCTACGTCCCCGCCGCGCAGAAGAGCGCTCCCCTGCTCGCCCACCTGTTCGAGCCCCTCGCTCCCGACTCGCTCCTCGCCTGGGGCTTCTTCAACAACCACTTCGAGCAGAAGGAGTACATCGAGGACTACGTGGTGGAGCCCTTCGCCCGGGAGCTGCTGGCGAAGGACCCCGCGGTGAAGGCCGCCTGGGAGGAGCGCCTGAAGGACAAGGCCTTCGCCGGCAATGCGCGCGCCCGCCTGCGCTTCTTCGCCGAGCGCCACCCCGCCTGGGACTCGCGGTTCAACCTCTACCCCGTCTTCCGCACGGACACCGCGCCCGCGGTCCCGAATCACGGACGGTGA
- a CDS encoding vWA domain-containing protein, whose translation MRKTRRLWIAGLAVLTLVGCSADIGGAPGGGGGAPAGDMGGTPGGIQDIALARRKIDAGQIPHAEDFTAEGLYAEHDLPLEGPPCEQVLCLRSATGIATAIDTGRQQVFVQVGFSSNVDPSTFRRQPLDAALVIDHSGSMAGEPMEAVKEAARRLVAKLDENDTLSLVIFDDTSQVLVKQTPVRDREALLRAIDTIRVDGSTCIECGLRDGYQQLATRELDASRSRRVFLFTDAMPNVGQTQEGGFMDLLRDHSREGRDLTLFGVNLAFDQSFVTAISSVRGANAFYLSGAERTRTVFDEDFDYLVTPIAYDLKMVLTPAPGFRVEAVYGIPGVAPGASLASLELPTVFLSRRRGAILARLSREADIQPAQRMLSEEFSFTPARSEAPPPTLLTASYEGSEPLSSTGTWYSEDSVRKTVALTNLVLGARAACTSWHAGDKVRARELAERTADLVRTHAEQLDDAALRAEAELASKLAALMVP comes from the coding sequence ATGCGCAAGACACGGCGGTTGTGGATCGCAGGGCTGGCGGTACTGACGCTGGTGGGTTGTTCCGCGGACATAGGAGGTGCTCCCGGAGGGGGTGGCGGCGCTCCCGCTGGGGACATGGGAGGGACTCCCGGCGGAATCCAGGACATCGCGCTGGCGCGGCGGAAGATCGACGCGGGGCAGATTCCCCACGCGGAGGACTTCACCGCCGAGGGGCTCTACGCGGAGCATGATCTTCCCCTGGAGGGCCCGCCGTGTGAGCAGGTGTTGTGTCTGCGCTCGGCCACGGGCATCGCGACCGCCATCGACACGGGCCGCCAGCAGGTGTTCGTGCAGGTGGGGTTTTCGTCCAACGTGGATCCCTCCACCTTCCGCCGCCAGCCGCTCGACGCGGCGCTGGTCATCGATCACTCCGGCTCCATGGCGGGCGAGCCGATGGAGGCCGTGAAGGAAGCGGCGCGCCGGCTGGTGGCGAAGCTGGACGAGAACGACACCCTCTCGCTGGTCATCTTCGATGATACCTCCCAGGTGTTGGTGAAGCAGACGCCCGTGCGCGACCGCGAGGCCCTGCTGCGCGCCATCGACACCATCCGGGTGGACGGCTCGACCTGCATCGAGTGCGGACTGCGCGATGGCTACCAGCAACTCGCCACGCGCGAGCTGGATGCGTCACGCTCCCGCCGCGTCTTCCTCTTCACGGACGCGATGCCCAACGTGGGCCAGACGCAGGAGGGCGGCTTCATGGATCTGCTGCGCGACCACTCCCGCGAGGGCCGCGACCTGACGCTCTTCGGGGTGAACCTCGCGTTCGATCAGTCCTTCGTCACGGCCATCTCCTCCGTGCGGGGCGCCAATGCCTTCTACCTGAGCGGCGCCGAGCGCACGCGGACGGTCTTCGACGAGGACTTCGACTACCTGGTGACGCCCATCGCGTATGACCTGAAGATGGTGCTCACTCCCGCCCCGGGTTTCCGGGTGGAGGCGGTGTATGGCATTCCCGGGGTGGCGCCCGGCGCGAGCCTGGCCTCGCTGGAGCTGCCCACGGTCTTCCTTTCCCGGCGGCGCGGCGCCATCCTCGCGCGCCTCTCCCGGGAAGCGGACATCCAGCCCGCGCAGCGGATGTTGTCGGAGGAGTTCTCCTTCACGCCCGCTCGGAGCGAGGCGCCTCCGCCCACGCTGCTGACGGCGAGCTACGAGGGCAGCGAGCCGCTCTCGTCCACCGGCACGTGGTACTCCGAGGACTCGGTGCGCAAGACGGTGGCCCTGACGAACCTGGTCCTCGGTGCCCGGGCGGCGTGCACGTCCTGGCACGCGGGGGACAAGGTCCGGGCCCGGGAGCTGGCGGAGCGGACGGCGGACCTGGTGCGCACCCATGCGGAGCAGTTGGATGACGCCGCGCTGCGCGCCGAGGCGGAACTGGCGTCCAAGCTCGCCGCGCTGATGGTTCCCTGA
- a CDS encoding sensor histidine kinase, which yields MTESPHGEATRTGPDKMMLLFAAVLPLLSVLDVLILSHINLEALGVRVLWAVELAACAFWMTRLSGWSRRLFILGNSAIGSVFYLVIVACTGGVDSPYVYLVMCLPLLVALVYAEEAGAAIVSGVVCMLGIGALVVLTGHPPARAITWASLVAMTSFFGVTGSSQFRRALEARNEARLERTRREAAEKLARTLAAQALSERLATVGRLAASVMHEINNPLAFVQANLRFLQEELHAQPLAPGARAELEQVLAETRSGVERVQRIVLDLKGFSRRDAEESTTCALADVVADAVRLAAVRLKHIAHVKVEMPPELPPVLATPRRLVQVLLNLLVNAGDAIEESGRVSGEILVRGEVRGERVVLLVEDNGPGFPPEVLSRLFESFFTTKGPEKGTGLGLVISRELLEHCGATLTAENREEGGARLRLEWPAHGQASRDGAVSG from the coding sequence ATGACAGAGAGTCCACACGGCGAAGCCACGCGGACGGGGCCGGACAAGATGATGCTCTTGTTCGCGGCGGTGCTCCCGCTGCTGTCCGTGCTGGACGTGCTCATCCTCTCGCACATCAACCTCGAGGCGCTCGGGGTGCGCGTGCTGTGGGCGGTGGAGCTGGCGGCCTGCGCGTTCTGGATGACCCGGCTCTCCGGATGGAGCCGGCGCCTGTTCATCCTGGGCAACAGCGCGATCGGCTCGGTCTTCTATCTGGTCATCGTCGCCTGCACCGGGGGCGTGGACAGCCCCTATGTCTACCTGGTGATGTGCCTGCCCCTGCTGGTGGCCCTCGTCTACGCGGAGGAGGCGGGCGCGGCCATCGTCAGCGGCGTCGTCTGCATGCTGGGCATTGGCGCGCTGGTGGTGCTCACCGGGCACCCTCCGGCCCGGGCCATCACCTGGGCCTCCCTGGTCGCGATGACCAGCTTCTTCGGCGTGACGGGCTCCTCCCAGTTCCGCCGGGCGCTCGAGGCGCGCAACGAGGCCCGTCTGGAGCGCACCCGCCGCGAGGCCGCGGAGAAACTCGCCCGGACGCTGGCGGCTCAAGCCCTGTCCGAGCGGCTCGCCACCGTGGGGCGGCTGGCCGCCAGCGTGATGCACGAAATCAACAACCCGCTGGCCTTCGTCCAAGCCAACCTGCGCTTCCTCCAGGAGGAGTTGCACGCGCAGCCCCTGGCCCCCGGGGCCCGCGCGGAGCTGGAGCAGGTGCTCGCCGAGACGCGCTCGGGCGTGGAGCGCGTCCAGCGGATCGTCCTGGACCTCAAGGGCTTCTCGCGCCGGGACGCGGAGGAGTCCACCACCTGCGCCCTGGCGGACGTGGTGGCGGACGCGGTGCGGCTGGCGGCGGTGCGGCTCAAGCACATCGCCCACGTGAAGGTGGAGATGCCTCCCGAGCTGCCTCCCGTGCTCGCCACGCCCCGGCGGCTCGTCCAGGTGCTGCTCAACCTGCTCGTCAACGCGGGCGACGCCATCGAGGAGTCGGGCCGGGTGTCGGGGGAAATCCTCGTGCGCGGCGAGGTGCGCGGAGAGCGCGTGGTGCTGCTCGTCGAGGACAACGGCCCGGGCTTTCCTCCCGAGGTGCTGTCGCGCCTCTTCGAGAGCTTCTTCACCACCAAGGGCCCGGAGAAGGGCACGGGCCTGGGGCTCGTCATCTCCCGCGAGCTTTTGGAGCACTGTGGCGCGACGCTCACCGCGGAGAACCGGGAAGAGGGCGGCGCCCGCCTGCGCCTCGAATGGCCCGCGCACGGCCAGGCGTCGCGCGACGGCGCCGTCAGCGGGTAG
- the sthA gene encoding Si-specific NAD(P)(+) transhydrogenase — protein sequence MSVRHFDIVVIGSGPGGEGAAMKAAKSGKRVCVVEQRPLVGGACTHTATIPSKALRHAIQRLVDVQMDHPELRVELGQKWKFKDMMRSASTVVSRQVQLRTTFYERNRVELVVGRARFLDAHTLEVDEPRGASEQLSAKAFVLATGSRPYHPPDLDFQHPRVFDSDTIFNLRETPMTMIIYGAGVIGCEYASMFRQLGVKVDLVNTRERLLSFLDDEISDALSYHLREQGVLIRHQEQMERVETRDDGVVLHLKSGKRLRADVFLWANGRTGNTQDIGLEALGIQLDSRGNIQVNDAYQTVVPHIYAVGDVVGIPSLASASYDQGRFAATHIVEGRLEHKLVKDIPSGIYTSPEISSLGRTEQELTRQGVPYEVGHAFFKSLARAQITGRTVGMLKLLFHRDTREILGIHCFGDNASEIIHIGQAIMSQDGPGNSIDYFINTTFNYPTMAEAYRVAALNGLNRLFEH from the coding sequence ATGAGCGTGCGGCATTTCGACATCGTGGTGATCGGCTCGGGCCCCGGCGGGGAGGGCGCGGCCATGAAGGCGGCCAAGTCCGGCAAGCGGGTGTGCGTGGTGGAGCAGCGTCCGCTGGTGGGCGGAGCCTGTACCCATACGGCCACCATTCCCTCCAAGGCGCTCCGGCACGCCATCCAACGCCTCGTGGACGTGCAGATGGATCACCCCGAGCTGCGCGTGGAGCTGGGCCAGAAGTGGAAGTTCAAGGACATGATGCGCTCGGCGTCGACGGTGGTGTCGCGCCAGGTGCAGCTGCGCACCACCTTCTACGAGCGCAACCGGGTGGAGCTGGTGGTGGGGCGGGCGCGCTTCCTGGACGCCCACACGCTCGAGGTGGACGAGCCCCGGGGCGCGAGCGAGCAGCTCTCCGCCAAGGCCTTCGTGCTGGCCACGGGCTCGCGGCCCTACCATCCGCCGGACCTGGACTTCCAGCACCCGCGCGTCTTCGACTCGGACACCATCTTCAACCTGCGCGAGACGCCGATGACGATGATCATCTACGGCGCGGGCGTCATCGGGTGCGAGTACGCGTCCATGTTCCGGCAACTGGGCGTGAAGGTGGACCTGGTGAACACGCGCGAGCGGCTCCTGTCCTTCCTGGACGATGAGATCTCCGACGCGCTGTCCTACCACCTGCGCGAGCAGGGCGTGCTCATCCGCCACCAGGAGCAGATGGAGCGCGTGGAGACGCGGGACGATGGGGTGGTGCTGCACCTCAAGAGCGGCAAGCGCCTGCGGGCGGACGTCTTCCTGTGGGCCAACGGCCGCACCGGCAACACCCAGGACATCGGGCTGGAGGCGCTGGGCATCCAACTGGACTCGCGCGGCAACATCCAGGTGAACGACGCCTACCAGACGGTGGTGCCGCACATCTACGCGGTGGGCGACGTGGTGGGCATTCCCTCGCTGGCGAGCGCCTCGTATGACCAGGGCCGCTTCGCCGCCACGCACATCGTCGAGGGGCGGCTGGAGCACAAGCTGGTCAAGGACATCCCCAGCGGCATCTACACCAGCCCGGAGATCAGCAGCCTGGGCCGCACCGAGCAGGAGCTCACGCGCCAGGGCGTGCCCTACGAAGTGGGCCATGCGTTCTTCAAGAGCCTGGCGCGCGCGCAAATCACCGGCCGCACGGTGGGCATGCTCAAGCTGCTCTTCCACCGCGACACGCGGGAGATCCTCGGCATCCACTGCTTCGGGGACAACGCCTCGGAGATCATCCACATCGGCCAGGCGATCATGTCCCAGGACGGGCCGGGCAACTCCATCGACTACTTCATCAACACCACCTTCAACTACCCCACCATGGCCGAGGCCTACCGGGTGGCGGCGCTCAACGGACTCAACCGCCTGTTCGAGCACTGA
- a CDS encoding ATP-binding protein has protein sequence MSNERDLLEQAMAMLEAQRALLGHEATEAALTALRIRIAALASHVPFERRHVTVLFGDLCGFTAMSERMDPEDVSELMNRLWERVDGAILRYGGRIDKHIGDAVMALWGTEGASEDDAEQALHAALDIQAQLASFPAAPPEGLHMRIGIHTGPVLLGVVGTRGELTVMGDTVNTASRLEQAAPVDGILISHGTWRHVHGAFAAEPLAPLRLKGKQEPLQVYRVTAAKPRAFLRRGRGLDGVWARLVGREHETRQLRAALQAVLAGNGSRRVTLTGEAGIGKSRLLGEFETWLESLDAPPRCLRGRASPEMRRHPNALLRDLFSFHLQVQESDPPSVVRARLEDSFHEALGPGEPSRIRAHLAGSLIGFDFSNSPHLKGTPMDEQSLRARGLESLGEYFRALLRREPMVLFLEDIHWADDSALDLLERLHETLAPEQLLVVCTARPEFFERRPGWTHAPSHVRLELRPLSPDDSHRLVAELLRKVESIPPALEELVVTRAEGNPFYLEELIQMLLEEGVILANKERWHVEPHRLTALKVPPTLSGVLQARLDSLPAHEREVLQRASVVGRVFWDEPLQTMGGALPDGVSLHDTLAALQERELIFEQSSSAFAGAREYTFKHAIVREVAYDTVLKRERRAFHGWIAEWLLARGGERSREHLGLLADHLEASGQGERAATFLRRAAEEALSLFAHAEARAFLQRALALSSEDNVAERYAIVAARERVHAIQGERREQRVDLDNMEAWAERLDDDRRRTEAALRRALYAVEVGEFALGEQAVQRAIRLAQQQGDMASEALARLYWGRLLRHLRGDFASAREHLERSLALAESARLPQLEVESLLNLGAVMHEEGDLTASLQPIQRVIPFCQSIGDRWLECSARRYLAYVRKSLGDFAASKAGFEQTLQFSRVIGYRFWEAMDYTNLSRIHYHLGDPTGALELSEQGLRIAEEIGSLRYQGYAWMSRGLALGALERLSEAREAYQRSRDIRARIRMPHLEHEAMTGLAAVALMGGELHEALELVEQLLPHLEGMHRGVEEPFWIWLTCFRVLRAHQDARALRLLEAAHQRLQAQADKLREEALRRSFLAMPTHRTIQVEWRRQKDIRGAPGRERPLLETS, from the coding sequence ATGAGCAACGAACGCGACCTGCTCGAGCAGGCCATGGCGATGTTGGAAGCCCAGCGCGCGCTGCTCGGCCACGAGGCCACTGAAGCCGCGCTGACGGCCTTGCGCATCCGGATCGCGGCCCTGGCCTCACACGTCCCGTTCGAGCGCCGGCACGTCACCGTGCTCTTCGGCGATCTGTGCGGCTTCACCGCGATGAGCGAGCGGATGGATCCCGAGGACGTCAGCGAGCTGATGAACCGGCTGTGGGAGCGCGTGGACGGGGCCATCCTCCGCTACGGCGGGCGCATCGACAAGCACATCGGGGATGCCGTCATGGCGCTCTGGGGCACGGAGGGCGCGAGCGAGGACGACGCCGAGCAGGCGCTCCACGCGGCCCTGGACATCCAGGCGCAGCTCGCCTCCTTCCCCGCGGCGCCCCCGGAAGGGCTGCACATGCGCATCGGCATCCACACGGGGCCGGTGCTGCTGGGCGTGGTGGGCACGCGCGGGGAGCTCACGGTGATGGGAGACACCGTCAACACCGCGAGCCGCCTGGAGCAGGCCGCCCCCGTGGACGGCATCCTCATCTCGCACGGCACCTGGCGCCACGTGCACGGGGCCTTCGCGGCCGAGCCCCTGGCGCCCCTGCGCCTCAAGGGCAAGCAGGAGCCCCTGCAGGTGTACCGGGTGACGGCGGCCAAGCCCCGGGCCTTCCTGCGGCGGGGCCGGGGCCTGGACGGAGTCTGGGCCCGGCTGGTGGGACGCGAGCACGAGACGCGCCAGTTGCGCGCGGCGCTCCAGGCGGTGCTCGCGGGCAACGGCTCCCGCCGGGTGACGCTCACGGGCGAGGCGGGCATCGGCAAGTCGCGGCTGCTCGGTGAGTTCGAGACGTGGCTCGAGTCGCTGGACGCGCCCCCCCGCTGTCTCCGGGGACGCGCCAGTCCGGAGATGCGCCGGCACCCCAACGCCCTGCTGCGCGACCTGTTCTCCTTCCACCTCCAGGTGCAGGAGAGCGATCCGCCCAGCGTGGTGCGCGCCCGGCTGGAGGACAGCTTCCACGAGGCGCTCGGCCCCGGGGAGCCGAGCCGCATCCGCGCCCACCTCGCCGGCTCGCTCATCGGCTTCGACTTCAGCAACAGCCCGCACCTCAAGGGCACGCCCATGGACGAGCAGAGCCTCCGGGCCCGGGGCCTGGAGTCGCTCGGCGAGTACTTCCGCGCCCTCTTGCGGCGCGAGCCCATGGTGCTCTTCCTGGAGGACATCCACTGGGCGGACGACAGCGCGTTGGATCTGCTCGAGCGCCTGCACGAGACGCTCGCGCCCGAGCAGCTCCTCGTGGTGTGCACCGCGCGGCCCGAGTTCTTCGAGCGCCGTCCCGGCTGGACCCATGCCCCCTCGCATGTCCGGCTGGAGCTGCGGCCGCTGTCCCCGGACGACAGCCACCGGCTGGTGGCGGAGCTGCTGCGCAAGGTGGAGTCCATCCCCCCGGCGCTCGAGGAGCTCGTCGTCACGCGCGCCGAGGGCAATCCCTTCTACCTGGAGGAGCTCATCCAGATGCTCCTGGAGGAGGGCGTCATCCTCGCCAACAAGGAGCGCTGGCACGTCGAGCCCCACCGGCTCACCGCGCTCAAGGTGCCCCCCACGCTCAGTGGAGTGCTCCAGGCGCGGCTGGACAGCCTGCCCGCGCACGAGCGCGAGGTGCTCCAGCGTGCCTCGGTGGTGGGCCGCGTCTTCTGGGACGAGCCCCTGCAGACCATGGGCGGCGCCCTGCCCGATGGGGTGTCCCTGCACGACACGCTGGCGGCGCTCCAGGAGCGTGAGCTCATCTTCGAGCAGTCCAGCTCCGCCTTCGCCGGGGCGCGCGAGTACACCTTCAAGCACGCCATCGTGCGCGAGGTGGCCTACGACACCGTGCTCAAGCGCGAGCGGCGCGCCTTCCATGGATGGATCGCCGAGTGGCTGCTGGCACGCGGAGGCGAGCGCTCGCGCGAGCACCTGGGACTGCTCGCGGACCATCTGGAGGCCTCCGGCCAGGGCGAGCGCGCGGCGACGTTCCTGCGGCGCGCCGCCGAGGAGGCCCTGTCCCTGTTCGCCCACGCCGAGGCGCGCGCCTTCCTCCAGCGGGCGCTCGCCCTGAGCTCCGAGGACAACGTCGCCGAGCGCTACGCCATCGTGGCGGCGCGCGAGCGCGTCCACGCCATCCAGGGCGAGCGGCGCGAGCAGCGCGTGGACCTGGACAACATGGAGGCGTGGGCCGAGCGGCTCGACGATGATCGGCGGCGGACCGAGGCGGCCCTGCGCCGGGCGCTCTACGCCGTGGAGGTCGGTGAGTTCGCGCTGGGGGAGCAGGCCGTGCAGCGCGCCATCCGGCTGGCCCAGCAGCAGGGGGACATGGCCAGCGAGGCGCTCGCCCGACTGTACTGGGGACGGCTGCTGCGCCACCTCCGGGGAGACTTCGCGAGCGCCCGCGAGCACCTGGAGCGCAGCCTCGCGCTCGCCGAGTCGGCGAGGCTGCCCCAGCTCGAGGTGGAGAGCCTGCTCAACCTCGGCGCCGTCATGCACGAGGAAGGCGACCTGACGGCGAGCCTCCAACCCATCCAGCGCGTCATCCCCTTCTGCCAGTCGATTGGGGACCGCTGGCTGGAGTGCTCGGCGCGGCGCTACCTCGCCTACGTGCGCAAGAGCCTGGGGGACTTCGCCGCGTCCAAGGCCGGCTTCGAGCAGACGCTCCAGTTCAGCCGGGTCATCGGCTACCGGTTCTGGGAGGCCATGGACTACACCAACCTCTCGCGGATCCACTACCACCTGGGTGACCCCACCGGTGCGCTCGAGCTGAGCGAGCAGGGCCTGCGCATCGCCGAGGAGATCGGCAGCCTGCGCTACCAGGGCTACGCGTGGATGAGCCGAGGGCTCGCCCTGGGCGCCCTGGAGCGCCTGTCCGAGGCGCGCGAGGCCTACCAGCGCTCGCGCGACATCCGGGCGCGGATCCGCATGCCCCACCTGGAGCACGAGGCCATGACGGGGCTGGCCGCCGTGGCGCTGATGGGCGGGGAGCTGCACGAGGCCCTCGAGCTCGTCGAGCAGCTCCTGCCCCACCTGGAAGGCATGCACCGGGGCGTGGAGGAGCCCTTCTGGATCTGGCTCACCTGCTTCCGGGTGCTCCGGGCCCACCAGGACGCGCGCGCCCTCCGCCTGTTGGAAGCAGCCCACCAACGGCTCCAGGCCCAGGCCGACAAGCTGCGCGAAGAGGCGCTGCGGCGCTCCTTCCTGGCCATGCCCACCCACCGGACGATCCAGGTGGAGTGGCGCCGACAAAAGGACATACGGGGCGCGCCTGGCCGGGAGCGGCCGCTCCTGGAGACCTCCTAG